GCGGATGCGACCGGACGAcatccacaagacggcgttccgcacccatGATGGCCTCTACGAGTTTTTAGTGATGCCGTTCGGGCTGTGCAACAAATATAAATGCTACTCCTGCTATTATGTTGGCATATTCACAAAGCGTGAGGGACCTGTTCGGCagaactgaaaaatactgttccagctgattgttgtgagagaaaaatactgttctggcaggacgtGAACAGTGCTTTTGTGAGTGTCAGAATAAGCCAGCAGGCCGGCTTAAAGCCAGATCTACAACATAATAGCAGGTATAAATGCTACTGCTGCTATACTGTCATTTTTCTCACCATTTAGTTTTAAAGCTCTAGGACCTTCACAAAATCACAGTAAAGTTCTAGGACATTCACAAAGTAATTTCGATGATGGAACAACATAAAACTCTGCAATATATCCAAGCTCTATTGATGACAATTCCATTGTCGTCGCCTGGGTTATGTTCTTAGGAAGaagtttttatatatatatattgcagtTTTATGTTTTAGTCAACCTTTTTTCCATATGTTACCTTAGGCCTTGAACCTTGCCTTTTCTCATAGTGTTTACAAGGGTGAGATTTGAGACATGATTATTAGCACTGTGTATGTGTTGAAGATTCAGATGTTATTCCATGATTTCAGTTTGCTGATTTTATTTTAGTTTTTACAACATGGATTTCAACCCCCATATCCTAATTTAGGCAGAAATTTACATGGCCTAATTGATGCTAGCAGGCAGTGATGACTGGTATATTTATCAGTTTTGTGCTCCATGCCAATTCAGGGGCAGCGGTGGAGTCATCAAAGGCGGTGGATACGGTCACTCGGCTCACCCTCAGCTAGCGCCTCTCCATGCGAACTTGGTCACATTGCACTACCTATGGCAAAGAGATGGATAAAGTGATTGGTCAAATAGAGTTGCACTGATTCTAACAAGCGTCAGGTGGCAATCGTGATTTGAATATAAACTAAATATGGAGTTCAGAAACGATTGAAGACATGCACAACTTACATATCCTACTAATTTTTCTTCATGCGATTTTGAATGTCTCATGTTACCATGTACTACGTCCGTTCTAATCTATAGGTTGTTTTAGCTTTTTTAGATAcacatttttttattatttattacctagaaaagccaaaacaacctATAACTTGGGACGGAACAAGTATATAATTTGGGATAGAGGAAGTATATTCTCTTTATCTCCTTTGAAATGCCATGATTTCTAGAATATCATTGTGATTGATATTACCAATGACAAGCTGATGTTCATCAAAAACTTGTATTGTTGTGTGGGGTCTTGAaaaggtgtcagtggcaagccttatctTTGGCTGTGCAATGCGGGGAGACCATgattcgaacccgggaccttccggtcatagtTGGTAAAACTCGACCATTTGCACCAGACCCGCCCTTAAAAAAAATACATGGTAAAAAAATAGTCTTGCGATGAACAGTACCTCTTTTATATTTTGCATCATTAAATAAATACATCAGTGTGTGTAATCTTTTATATGTATTAGGAGCAGCACTTCACATACGCGCGGCAACGCCGCGCGTAGTTTCTAGTGATTCCCATCTCGCATCCACCGCCCGCTTCCGCGCCCGGCGTCCCCGCACGAGAGACACGCCTCCCTCCCCCGCTCTCGATGTCGCGCGGCACGTCGAATCGAGTCGCACGGGCCCGGGGGCCCGCTGCTCGATCGGCTGGGCTCCGAGCCTCCCGTCCCGGTCCCCCGCCCGCGTCGTCTCCACGCATCATGCACCGGCGCCGGaccgaggcaggcaggcagccgtCGTGCTGGGCGCCGATCGTGACAAGGAGTCCTCCTGGACCATCGCTGGTGCCTGGTGGATGGTGACGCGCACTGACCCCACTGCGCCTCCGCTATCTTGTCTATCTGACCACTGCACGAGCACCAAGCAGTGTACTATAATAGTACTACTCTACTGTGCTGAGTCCGTACGTGTCCCGGGCTGTCCATCGCGCGGTCAAGCATCGGTCAGGCTGCTGGAGTCTTGGATTAGCACCTAATCAACCGGTCTAATACGTGTCGACAACACGGCGACACCCTATCCAGATAAGATAGACCACCGGGAAGCTGTCCGTGTCCTTTGACCCGTGCAATTGCTTCCCGCCGTGCCATTTATCTTCGCGTTTGGACTTGCTTTATAAGTCATGGTTGAAAATACTGTTAGCTGATTTGGtgcgaaagaaaaatattatttgttagcTAATAAACCATaatttataagccaaatacgaccaaacggGCAAGCTGCTTATCCAGCTGTACGACACGCTGCAACTGCCTCTGCCTGCGATGCGACAGGGAGATGCGAGTCCAGTCCAGGTCGCTGTGCTCACCCTCCTCACCCATCTATCGCCTCACCTCGTCCGTCCACTCCACTCCACAGCGAGGTGAGGTGGGTCACGCTCACGCCGCGCCGACGCACGCACGCCGTCGCCTTGCTTTGCCTGCCGTGACGGCGGCTCTCGCtctgggcgtgctggccggctcGCTTCGGCGGCACATCGCCTCACCTGTCGGGCGGAAACGGTGAGAGTGTGGGCGTGTGGCCCGGGTCCGGGGAGACGGCCACTTTCGCGCCCAAAAGCAGCACGTTAACCTCCTCGTGATGTCCTCACCGTGCCCGTCTGCCCGCACGCAACGCAACGCGACGTCGCCGTGGTCCATGTGACCATGTCCGTCCCGATCCCTCGCGAGGCGTGCCGTGACGGATCAGCGTCAGCGCCTCAGGCACCAGCCGTGGGCACCAAGGACGAACGCGCGGTGGCGCCGTGCGTCGACCTGTCGCCGTCGGTCCGTTGCACTGGGACGGCGAGGACGATGGTAGAGACGAGACGGCAGTCTGCGGCTTTGCCCGTGCTACGCAAAGCGAGCGAAGGCGCACGGGCCGTACCATGGCGACCCCATCCGTCGCTGTAGCGGCGGGGTTGGCACCGCACCGGCACGGCATCGGCATCATTCATGAACGTGGCCAGCGCGCGTCCAATCCGACAGCCATGTGGGGAAGGAAAGGCAGGGGACGAGAGAGCAATCGGCCGTGCGATTCAGGCCGTGCGCGCGTGCATGCACCTCGCGAGTCGCGAGTGCTCTCTGCCTGCTGttcccgccggccggccggctagTGCTGCTAGTGGCAGCCTCCGAGCTGTGCGTATCACGCATGGATGCATGGATAGGTGCCTGCGCGCTGTGGTGGGTGCGGGAGATGGAGCCCCCTGCCCCCGCCGGCCTGCCACTCGCCAGAATCTCGCCGCCGTGTCCCCGGGGAGATCCACACGAGGCGGCGCCCGAAAAGGCGCCAAGGAAGGCATCGCATTCGCGTCACGCCGCCCCGACCGGccggccaccacctccaccttcaACAGGGACAGCGCACGATACCGCCAACGCTGTGCCCCGTCGGTTTTTTACGTGACAGGGCCACCCAGAATGCCACCAGAAAGTTCGTTGCGACACTGTTTTCGCATAACAATAGCCACTTGaacaaaaaaaataaaggaaaaagTTTACAGATAGTATAGCGGCCCTGATACAAAGTTCTTTGACGAAAACGAATTTCAGACTCCAAACAAGACATACTTGACAATTTTGAGCGAGAATTCAGACACAACTTGATTCAGAAGAAAGTGTGAATGAACAAGATAACGATAGCATCCGGCAGGTATAAGAAAAGAATATAGTAGAAACGTGTAACTAAGCTTCTTCAGAATGGGAACTTATGGTGGATGTCCAATAAACAAAAAGATCCCAGTACACTTCAGATCTGCCTCATTTCTATGTAGCTACAAGTCAAAATGATCGATAGACATATGCAAGCCTCTTTTCATTTACCCCTGCTACTATCTAAAGTCGATATAGGATACATTCATGCTAGAGTACTGTATTTAAtacacaaaaaataaaaaatgtgaaACAGTGAGCAAGATAAATTAAACACCATCTTGTGATACATTTGAACCAAAAGACTCGCGCTTACACCAGCAAAAAAGGAAATCAAGGTTACTTACTCATTATCACCGAACTGTGATTACATCCATCTTGTGGATTACATCTCATCTTGTGGGAGCACAGTTGCTACATCCCTTTCCATGAGATGTGCCAACTCTGCTCAAGCTCCACCTTTGGCACCAGGTTTTGCCAATTTTTTTCCTTTAACTTCCCTGTAGTGCATCCAACATCTCCAGCACCTCACCTATTAACACTTATATTGTACCACTCAACCATGGATGGAAGAGTTTCGAGGAAGCTTAAAACAATCTCCATACCCTCCAAGGCTCCAAAATAGCTCCACACCAACTGCGTGTTAACTTAATAATACCAAAGGCTCAGGTGTCCCCACCATTATATTATATTGTACCATAGTCCAGCCTCTCCCACTTGAAGGATTTACCAGAATTAATCCGCAGCAAAGCTCGCATGAATACACAGACACAGACGCAGACTGCTGCTATAGCAAGCATTGAATGAATATAAGGTCGAGCAAGCAATCCCCTTGACCGCACAGGCTGCCTTAGCACACCAGACTCCAAAATGGCACACTGGGAGCAAGATCTTATTTGCAACGCCTGGACCCCAGATTTTTTATGGTCATCAACATTCCCTAATTGATCCATATGAATGTCATCGCCATTAACCGTTATAGAAACCTGGTTGTTTTTCATGTCCACCAGCTTTTGTGCTACAAGCTCATTATAAGAATTCTGATTCCTTAACTTGGCATATGTTTCAGGAGATTGGCCATCATCGTCTAGTACTGATTGCCAACAGGTCAAACCAATCTGCAGTGATTTATGCAAAATTAGGAGTGTTGATGTGAAATAACTTAAAGCTAAACAGAAATCAAATTTTACCGAGCATACCTGTTGAGGATCGTCTGTCAAGGCATCGACTATATCCTCTGCATTTTCAATGGATGCAGCAAGATGCAACGGAGTTAAACCACCAGGGCCAGGCAAGTTTGGAAGGAAGGGGTAAACCTTGGAATTATCAGGGCAAATTACAACAAACTGTACAAGCAAATGCACCATGCTCCTACTCTTTCTTTTTACTGCTCTGTTCAGAAGATGAATCTCAGCCAGCATCTCCATAGTTTCCTTTGATAGTTCCTCGTTGACCAAGCTTCTCTTGGCAAGAATTTCCAGAAGTGTTTTAGTTAGAGAGCACCAGTCACGCTCATTAGAGAACAGTAAAACATATTTGAACCGTGCAGTTGAAAACTGAATCAAATCCAAATCAGACACATCAGATCTGGAGGACAATGTACATGCAGAAGCCCTCTGAAAGAGCCAGCCAAGTTCATTTAGGAAGTGCAGAACTTGATTCCTTGTCTTTGACTGCCGAGAGTCATGAATCTGACCATCCGAAGAAACATCAAGAACCTGTGAATCCTCGAGCTCAACTTCTAGATTTCTCAACTCCaggcaaacacttgaacttgcAACAATGACAGGGAAGCTGTTACCCCTGAACCTGTTCTCCACCTGCAAACATCAAAAGTGACAGTGTTGATCATCTTACCAACACAAACAACTAGTTTTCATAAAAGTATAGCCTTTGTAATTCTACAAACCTCAATAAAGCAGCGTCCAAGATTAAGATCTGGTTGTCCAGGCAAGTCAAAGGTCTCGACACCTGAATCATCATATATGGTGCCTGGATATGCTGAGCACAGAACTTCCTTGGATATGTACTTCCCTATACTCGTACAATGGATCCTGCATTGTCCAAAGTTCACAAGAAATCATTAAGATGGTGATATTATTGTCATTCCAACAATACTTACAACTCAATACTTACTGTGTGCCAGGAATAGATAGATTGCGGCCTTTAAGAATGAGGGAGGTCTTTCGCCCACCAACAACAGCAATTGGTGACACAAAGGTCAATTCAGGGGTATTCCATGTTCTCCACGATTTCGATAAACGGGTCATTCCTGAAATAAGAGAGTAACCTTGACATCAACCAAAATGAATCAACATATATCTACTATATTTAATAGCAGGCATCAAAGAAAGCTCTCCAATGAGCTGGtgcacaaaaaaatatatatggtgCGCGCAATTGACTAATTTGCACATACCCGCTTTATACGATACCAACTGGGAGTCGGTTCGAACTAAAAACCTTCCTTTTCTCCAGAAATCCAAATCAGAACTTTGAACTAATGAGTTTACTCTCTGGAGGAGATTTTCTTCAAGCTGCATTTACATCACAGAAATTTCAACATGAGATATAGCGATTGTAGTTGAGTAATAATCTCATAATGTCCAATTGGGTATCAGACTTACCTCATCCCATGCAATAGCCGGCATTGATAGGTACATGGAGAGTACAAGGCAACCAGGGCGAATGTATCCCTCCATTTCAGTAGGGCTGTGTTTGAGCCAATTTACTATCTGCACAAGATAAGAAAGGAGAACAATTTAAATTACAGTCATAATAAACAGGGCAAAACAGGCTGCGATGTGTCTTGATAAAATAAGCAAATGATCATACATCGTCACGAAGGTTCCCAGGTACTGTACTAGGTTCCTTGCCAAACAGCTTGAAAATAATCCTACCGGTCCGGTCCTGTAAAATGGCAAATCAAGATAATACAGGTACATGATTAATATGGTAAAAGGTCTTGGAAAGGTTGTGAAAAAATGTAATTGCAAGCTTCGCGTAGAAACTACCTGTCCATCTGAGTTCGAGGTTGAAGGTGAATGGTCTGAACAAGATGTTGAGGCATAGCAGGACTGGTAACCAGGATTTGGTGGCGATCCATTCTCGATGGGACGTTCTGAATCCTTGAAGAGATCAAGTGGTGGTGCACACCATGCCTGACTTGTGCTAACTTCACCCATTGTAGCATCTTCCCCATAGTCTGTAATATGAGGGTGCCGAACCTCTTCATCAACCGAATGTATGGGGAAAAACTTGCGGGTTATAGGCGGAGAGGATGAAGGAGATCTCTCATCCAGAGGATTACTACTCTCAGAAGATAAGTACTTATTCACTGAGTCCATCTTAGGTCGAATATCCTCCTCAGTGCTGCCAAACAGCTGCAGTGACAAGTATGGTCTAGTCTCTTGTTCTGTCTGCTTGTATATATGAGGTCGGCTTTCGTGTGTGCTGTTGCTTCTCATGAAACCAGCAGCAGGAAAATCACGGGTTGGTTTATCATGTGAATTCACAACAGTTGCTGGCTCTGTTGAATGGCTCTTGCTCTTGTTATTACCACTGCTGTCACTGCTCCCTTGGGACTGAGATGTATTTGTCTCAGGTGTTGAAATTGCAAGGCCAGTTGAAAAAACTCCTAGCAAGTCCATGGTTGATGGCACAGTTTGCTTGTCGATTACGTTGGTCGTCTTCTCCACAGAATCCTGCCGTTGCTCTTGTTGCTCTTGTGAAGCATTCAAATCAACAACTTCTGATGGAGGAGACTTTGCCGCAGGGGTCGTGTTGTTCAATGAATTTATTTTGCTTATAATTTCAACCAGATTCTGTTTATCTGGTATGGGAGGGATGCTAGGCACTTCACCAACGTTAGAACCTGTCATTACAGAACAAATTGCGCAATACTCATTAAAATCACAAAGTCCTCAAATAATATATTGAGTGCGGAGTGTTAGCTAGTACCTTGCAAGCGTGCAATCACTGTAATTAGATTGACAATATCCTGTGTCCTATTTGCTGCATTTTCTTGGTTTCCAGGTAGCAGCAACTGCGAAGCAACATCTGTTGGCTGGGTTTTTCTTCTCCGCCGGTTGTGGCCAGCAAGCCTACGCCGGCAACTCCTCTTACCCTCATCAAACTCCGCGAGCGGGTGAAATCTAAACGATTGACCAGAAGAACCAACTTATTAGTAACTAAAACTCCCACAGCCTACACCAACACCGGCCGTGACCGCACCATGAATCCATGATAGAGAAACATCTCTCTGGCCCAGCAAGCACACACGCCATATCAACCGATCAAATCACAAAAAAAAATAGACACCTAGCAGTAGCATCACAACAAAACAAATCTCAGTTTCCTGCAGTTACTGTCATTTACCTACTACACTGCTGGCAGAAGCGCTGCGCCTGGTTGGCGACGACCGCCTTGGTGGTCTTGCTGTGGGTCTCGCAGACCTTGTGCCTCCGGTGGTAATCCTTGGCGCTGGTCAGATCCGCTCGGCAGTCATCCACCTGGCACATCGGGTAACTCGCGCCACCGTTGACAGTCCCACCGCCCGCCGATCCTCCCCCCGCGCTACCCGGCGATCCGGACCGCACGCGCTTGCTCGGCCTAACAACCGGCTCCTGCCCCGCCGCGGCCGAAGCAGGAGGCggggacggcgacgacgacgccgcGGGAGCCGTCGGGCTGGCGTCCATCGGGGTCGCGGCGTCCTCCCGCAGCCCGAGCTGGAGGTTCAGCGCGCCGCTACCCCCGGCCCTCGGACGGTGCACCTCAACCGCCTTGGCTGCCGGCTGGGGCTGGCCaccggcgaggcggagcgcatCGGAGGACGGCCTGGCGGTGAGCGCGCGGCTGTCCCAGTCCCACAGCCTGGGGTTCCAGTTCCCGGCGGCGGCCTCCGCGTGCGCcacggcggcgccgccggcgggCCACGGGTGGCCGCGCTTcttcgcggcggcggcgtggggagGCATCGGCTGGATCTGGTGGAGGAAGAGCGGAGGGGCCACCTGCGGCCCCACCTCCCTCTGCATCGCTCCTCAAGGTCTCCGGTTCTCCCAACTCAGCCGCAGCCACCGATCCACCTCTAGACGGATCTGCAGATGAGGTCAAACCGATCAGCGGCGCAGTAGGAGATACGAGAGAGGCGCCGGGTGAGACGAGCAGCTGAGCAGTTGCGGAGAAAGATTCCAGTTACCTCTCACGCAAGTCTTCGCGCCAGGTCGCCTGCGTCACGTCACCTCGCGGCCTCTGCAGCCCTCCAGAAATAGGGCCAGAGCAGAAAATATCCCTTCCCTGCCCAGCTGAGTAGTGCGGGAATCGAGCGCGGAGGTTAGGGGTGAagtggagaggaggaagaggaatggGCTGCCCGCCCTGATGGCGTGGCTGCGGCGCTGGAAGGAAGGCGTGTGAGAGGGAGAGGCCGCGGGGAATCGAACGGAGAGAAGGCAGCAGCGGCAGCGCAAGGCGGGCCGGGGAAGAGGACCTCCCGCGTGGGTAGCGTCCTGGCGCGGCAACAGGGGGCGGGTGGCGTGCGCCGTGTGCGTGGACGGACGGACGGATGGCAGGTGCGCGTAATTAGCGACCGGGCGCGAGGGCGGGACGGGGAGGAGCAAATCGAGCGCGGTGGGTGGTGGTGCCGCCGGCCCCACCCCACGCCGGGGACGGACGTACGGGGGGCCGGGTGGTGGGGGCGGCGGGCAGGGCGGAGCGAGACGACTGCGAGAGCGATCGCGCGTCGCGGGCACCGGGCACCGGGCACGCGTACCCGTGGTACGAGCCCACCACCACCACTCGTGCTCGTACCGCTGCCCCCCGCGGCGTGCTGCTCCCCTGGCCTGGCCTGACACCCCCAGCGGGCAGCGGTGGCGATGCGTGCGCGCCTACGGAGtactttgctttgctttgctctTTTTTACCGTACGGCCTggcctgggctgggctgggcgtgTGGGGCGCTGCCGCGTCAAAATGGACTCGGATCCTCTGTCGTCGTCGTACGACGGTGCCCTCCGGGTGCCTGCCACATGCATTATTGTACTTGGTACGTGTACTGTAACCATATTTACCACATGCTCTTCTTTTTCACTCCTATTATTATTCCTCACAGACGAGTCTGATCGCTGTTGGTTTCTGAGTTGATAAGTCTGATCGGTGttaatttgttgtgaaagaaaaatactgttgactggctAATAAgctctggctaaaaccaacaagtgAACAGACCGTAGAGTCAAAATATGCACACAGCGTTGCAAAGAAGTTACTATTCATTCCTAATTCCATGAGAGGTAATAATTATTCCATCAGTCTAAAAAAGATACAATTATCACATGTCTTGAAGGAATGTGCACCGCTACTACTAAAGGATGTGTGGAATACATGTGTCCCCAAACTTCTAGCGTGAAGGGGGATACAATGTACCACATTGGATGAATCTAGTACTCATTTTTTTTTAGATGTTACTCTATGACATTTCTAAATTAGAAGTCGTTTTTGCATCTCTCTTTTTAGATATATaatgttatgtatctagacatagcctGTAACTAGATGCATAGTAAATATATATATCTCTTAAAAAACAAAAACGATTaaattataatttaaaataaaggAAGTATTAAAGATGCTCTTACATGCTCTCGAGTGGGGTGATCATGAACCTCACCACAGGTATCCCATCCTGACCTAGTACATGTTTACCCCTTTCACTTTGACCTAATCAGTCCACTCTTCGTGGAAGAGGTTTTCTCCAGCAAATTCCTCAAGcaatatattattatatatatgcttTATAATCGAGCATATGTTGTTGGTCTACACGACTACACATGATATCGACATGGCAATACAATGATACTCGTTGCGTCACTACACCCCGTAGCAAATAGCATCCCAAGCTGCAACGATGCCGTCGGAATAAATGGATCCAGCGGTTAAAAGATTCACCGTATactcgtcaaaaaaaaaaaagattcaccGTATCACGAACATTAGCTTAGGCCTTAGTTTGACGAAATTTTTTGGAAAAACGATATTATAGCACTTTCgttattatttggcaattagtgtccaatcatagtttaattagacttaaaaggttcgtctcgtgaatttcgtctaaactatgtaattagttttattttttatttatatttaatgctttatacatgcgtcaaagattcgatgtgactgaaaatcttgaaaaattttacaaaataaagTGAAACTAAACGGTACATTAGTTATTTTTGACCTGGGAAAAACGCTCACGCTGACTGCACGACGCTTGCTGATGGGCAGGGGCAGAACGGGTATAGAAATTGCCGTGGTAGGAGCGACGGGACGGCTGCGGGGCCCGCGTCAGGCCTCAATTATTTGTCTTCTGGGAGGAATCCTTTTCCCCGCGGCGGGCTCGCCGATGTCGCCACGGTAGTACGGTCACCCGGTCCATCATCCCGTGCAGGTGGACGCCTGCTCCGCGGCCCGGCGCCGGGGCTCTACGTCCTCGCCTCGCTTTTCTGCCCCGCCGCCCACGGGATCAATGATCAATCTATACGCGGCCGGACGATGCAGCCACCACCCCGCGGCGCGTTTCCCAGGGCCGCGGCGTCCGGAGTCCGGACCCTGCCGCCGCGTCGCCGCAGGCGCCACGCGTGTCACGGACGGAGTGGCCGGGGCTGGCCAGGCCTCCCTCGTGCACCCACGCTCTGGTCCGGTCCTTATCCGTTAACGGTCAGAGCTGATAAGCTGACTGatgatatttttctcttacagtaAATTAATATTAATTAAACTTATTAGTCCAGAAATCAATGAAAAGGGTGCCGCTGTACTCCCACCTGTAGTAGAAATAGCAGAGGCTATGTTTCGGCGACGCTGGGGACTGTGGAGGGAACTGGGAAGGATGGAGCGTGGAAATGGTAGAGCAAATGTAATAAATGACTAAAAGTTGTGCCTAATCTAGCCAATATTTGGTCAAAGTGTTTGATGTTACAATTCATTTACAGAGAGACGTTGACACTACATGTATCCTTTGCCGAGACTTGAATCAAGGAGTAAGTATTGCCACTTTGTCTTGTGGATTCTTTTTGTCAATCCTTGTTCCTTTGGCACACCGCGCCTGTTAATAATAAACTGGTTCACTTTCTTTAATATATTATCATCAAAAACTTCCGAGGTGCATCTTATGGATTTCGTTTGGTGTTGTAGTTGTTTGTGTTTTTTCCTATATAAACTTAACCAGAATTAGAGAGTTTCGACCTAGGTCactaaaacgacttacaatttagaatgagTAGAGTATTTCTTTTATTTTACTATTTGAAAATAAAACCTTGGTGATGTAGTACAAGCTAGGGACTAATGAAAGTAATCTTTTCTTACAGAAGAAAAGTGTTTGGTTGACCAAATAAATGGTATGCACATTGCTACTTCCAAAAATTAATTTATAGTCTATATCAATAGTGGGACAATTATTGGCAAATTGTGCCATGTGCTAAGATGTCATAGTTAGCCTGAAAGCTAACCCACACATTATCCCAAAAGAGAGGAACGCGTAATAGAGGCATAGAGCCAACACCCCAGCTACGTGTAGCTTGCCTATACGCAAAAACGAACACTTTTGGCCACATATCACCCCATGTCCATACATTATTATGCCACAACCAGTGCTCGTGTACAAAAGTTAGGCATCAACATAGTAGGATTCGGCTTCCCCGGCCCGCCAGagattaattattttttatgcTATTCATATTTGATAGACACTGTTACTTCGTCCGTTTCAAAATAAGTGTGGTTCTTGTTTTGCGAGAAATCAAACgcttttaactttgatcaaatatatgcaagaaaatataatatttatagtatataattagtatcattagatagataattaaatatattttcataataaacttatttgaagatataaattttGCTAATATTCTTTTTATATAAACATAgtcaaaattaaaaaaatgatTCATAATAAAATAATAGCGACACTTATTTTTGGAAATTTTAGGATGAAGGGATCGGAGTACTTCTTTTACTCTAACATCTCCCCCCTCTCCTCTTTATTTTTCTCACATGACACGTGCTATAGGACAAAGTAGCGGTAAAAGTTCACATCCTGAAAATAGTATTTTATTACAAGGTTAAAGACATCTCAAAAAATAGTTAAAACAACTAACTCATAATATATTGTACCCATCTTTGATTCTTTAAAGGCCCCGGGGCCTGATGGTATGCCGGCGGTCTTTTTTAAGAAATATTGGGATGTGATGGGGGAGCGGTTGATTAAGGAGGCACCGGTGGTGTTGAGGGGAGGTCGAATGCACTCAGGTTAGAATGACACAATTATCTCTTGATCCCAAAGGTTGACAAGCCACAGAAAGGTTACTGATCCTCGTCCTATCAGCTCTGCAAAGTGGTGTACAAGGTTGTCTCAAAAGTGCTTGCCAACAGGCTCAGAGAGGTACTACCTGATATAAGTCGCCAGTTTGTTTGGATGTGGCTTGTCGTagacgatcgtaaatttttagctgaaacagtatttttctctcacacaaactgtcgggtaccttagaatggggtaccccaagcaaaacatcaaatgggttgcccaggtcccatctaaaaaataataaaagcaaaaaggtaagtcatgggcccctccccgtcgcgatcaggcccactgggtcctcctcctcctcgcctcgagccccgagaaggaggtctcggcatcctggcaaggctccccagggaaggccccggcagggaacgccgtctccgcctcgcccgaggctctccacaaaaggcctcggcaggaggcgcgttctccgtatcgcgcgaggcctcggcaaggagcctaatctccgtctcgcgcgaggccgcgttctccgtatcgcgcgaggcctctcgcgcgaggcctcggcaaggagcattctccgtatcgctcgaggtcgGCTCGT
This DNA window, taken from Miscanthus floridulus cultivar M001 chromosome 13, ASM1932011v1, whole genome shotgun sequence, encodes the following:
- the LOC136502276 gene encoding squamosa promoter-binding-like protein 15, with protein sequence MQREVGPQVAPPLFLHQIQPMPPHAAAAKKRGHPWPAGGAAVAHAEAAAGNWNPRLWDWDSRALTARPSSDALRLAGGQPQPAAKAVEVHRPRAGGSGALNLQLGLREDAATPMDASPTAPAASSSPSPPPASAAAGQEPVVRPSKRVRSGSPGSAGGGSAGGGTVNGGASYPMCQVDDCRADLTSAKDYHRRHKVCETHSKTTKAVVANQAQRFCQQCSRFHPLAEFDEGKRSCRRRLAGHNRRRRKTQPTDVASQLLLPGNQENAANRTQDIVNLITVIARLQGSNVGEVPSIPPIPDKQNLVEIISKINSLNNTTPAAKSPPSEVVDLNASQEQQEQRQDSVEKTTNVIDKQTVPSTMDLLGVFSTGLAISTPETNTSQSQGSSDSSGNNKSKSHSTEPATVVNSHDKPTRDFPAAGFMRSNSTHESRPHIYKQTEQETRPYLSLQLFGSTEEDIRPKMDSVNKYLSSESSNPLDERSPSSSPPITRKFFPIHSVDEEVRHPHITDYGEDATMGEVSTSQAWCAPPLDLFKDSERPIENGSPPNPGYQSCYASTSCSDHSPSTSNSDGQDRTGRIIFKLFGKEPSTVPGNLRDDIVNWLKHSPTEMEGYIRPGCLVLSMYLSMPAIAWDELEENLLQRVNSLVQSSDLDFWRKGRFLVRTDSQLVSYKAGMTRLSKSWRTWNTPELTFVSPIAVVGGRKTSLILKGRNLSIPGTQIHCTSIGKYISKEVLCSAYPGTIYDDSGVETFDLPGQPDLNLGRCFIEVENRFRGNSFPVIVASSSVCLELRNLEVELEDSQVLDVSSDGQIHDSRQSKTRNQVLHFLNELGWLFQRASACTLSSRSDVSDLDLIQFSTARFKYVLLFSNERDWCSLTKTLLEILAKRSLVNEELSKETMEMLAEIHLLNRAVKRKSRSMVHLLVQFVVICPDNSKVYPFLPNLPGPGGLTPLHLAASIENAEDIVDALTDDPQQIGLTCWQSVLDDDGQSPETYAKLRNQNSYNELVAQKLVDMKNNQVSITVNGDDIHMDQLGNVDDHKKSGVQALQIRSCSQCAILESGVLRQPVRSRGLLARPYIHSMLAIAAVCVCVCVFMRALLRINSGKSFKWERLDYGTI